The following are encoded in a window of Peromyscus eremicus chromosome 12, PerEre_H2_v1, whole genome shotgun sequence genomic DNA:
- the Tnk2 gene encoding activated CDC42 kinase 1 isoform X11, whose product MGERSAYQRLAGGEEGPQRLGSSSMQPEEGTGWLLELLSEVQLQQYFLRLRDDLNITRLSHFEYVKNEDLEKIGMGRPGQRRLWEAVKRRKTVCKRKSWMSKVFSGKRLEAEFPPHQSQSTFRKPSPTPGGLAGEGTLQSLTCLISEKDLRLLEKLGDGSFGVVRRGEWDAPAGRTVSVAVKCLKPDVLSQPEAMDDFIREVNAMHTLDHRNLIRLYGVVLTPPMKMVTELAPLGSLLDRLRKHQGHFLLGTLSRYAVQVAEGMGYLESKRFIHRDLAARNLLLATRDLVKIGDFGLMRALPQNDDHYVMQEHRKVPFAWCAPESLKTRTFSHASDTWMFGVTLWEMFTYGQEPWIGLNGSQILHKIDKEGERLPRPEDCPQDIYNVMVQCWAHKPEDRPTFVALRDFLLEAQPTDMRALQDFEEPDKLHIQMNDVITVIEGRAENYWWRGQNTRTLCVGPFPRNVVTSVAGLSAQDISQPLQNSFIHTGHGDSDPRHCWGFPDRIDELYLGNPMDPPDLLSVELSTSRPAQHLGRVKKPTYDPVSEDQDPLSSDFKRLGLRKPALPRGLWLAKPSARVPGTKAARGGGGGEVTLIDFGEEPAVPAPRPCAPSLAQLAMDACSLLDKTPPQSPTRALPRPLHPTPVVDWDARPLPPPPAYDEVAQDEDDFEVCSINSTLVGAGLPAGPSQGETNYAFVPEQAQLPPALEDNLFLPPQGGGAKPPSLAQTAEIFQALQQECMRQLQVPAGPLTPSPTPGGDDKPQVPPRVPIPPRPTRPRVELSPAPPGEEEASRWPGPASPPRVPPREPLSPQGSRTPSPLVPPGSSPLPHRLSSSPGKPMPTTQSFASDPKYATPQVIQAPGPRAGPCILPIVRDGRKVSSTHYYLLPERPAYLERYQRFLREAQSPEEPAPLPVPLLLPPPSTPAPAAPTATVRPMPQAAPDPKANFSTNNSNPGARPPAPRATARLPQRGCPGDGHEAAQPADKIQMVEQLFGLGLRPRVECHKVLEMFDWNLEQAGCHLLGSCGPAHHK is encoded by the exons AGGCTGGGGAGCAGCAGCATGCAGCCGGAGGAGGGCACGGGCTGGCTGTTGGAACTGTTGTCTGAGGTGCAGCTACAGCAGTATTTCCTGAGGCTCCGTGATGACCTCAACATCACCCGCCTGTCCCACTTTGAGTATGTCAAGAACGAAGATCTGGAAAAGATTGGCATGGGCCGGCCTG GTCAGAGGCGTCTGTGGGAGGCTGTGAAGAGGAGGAAGACCGTGTGCAAACGCAAGTCGTGGATGAGCAAG GTGTTCAGTGGAAAGCGGCTGGAGGCTGAGTTCCCGCCCCATCAGTCTCAGAGCACCTTCCGGAAGCCCTCACCCACCCCAGGGGGCCTGGCAGGGGAGGGGACCCTGCAGAGCCTCACCTGCCTCATCAGTGAGAAGGACCTGCGCCTCCTGGAGAAGCTGGGAGACGGCTCCTTTGGCGTGGTGCGCAGGGGCGAATGGGATGCTCCTGCAGGGAGGACG GTGAGCGTGGCGGTGAAGTGCCTGAAGCCCGATGTGCTGAGCCAGCCAGAGGCCATGGACGACTTCATCCGGGAGGTCAATGCCATGCATACACTTGACCACCGGAACCTCATTCGCCTGTACGGTGTGGTGCTCACACCGCCCATGAAGATG GTGACGGAACTGGCACCTCTGGGATCTCTGTTGGACCGCCTACGGAAACACCAAGGCCATTTCCTCTTGGGGACTCTGAGCCGCTACGCCGTGCAGGTGGCTGAGGGCATGGGCTACCTGGAGTCCAAGCGCTTCATTCACCGGGACCTGGCTGCTCGGAATCTGCTGCTGGCTACCCGTGACCTGGTCAAGATCGGGGACTTCGGGCTAATGCGGGCCCTGCCCCAGAATGACGACCACTACGTCATGCAGGAACATCGCAAGGTGCCCTTCGCCTG GTGTGCCCCTGAGAGCCTGAAGACACGGACCTTCTCTCATGCCAGCGACACCTGGATGTTTGGGGTCACACTGTGGGAGATGTTCACGTATGGCCAGGAGCCCTGGATTGGCCTCAACGGCAGCCAG ATCCTGCATAAGATTGACAAGGAAGGGGAGCGCCTGCCCCGGCCTGAGGACTGCCCCCAGGACATCTACAACGTCATGGTCCAGTGCTGGGCCCACAAGCCAGAGGACAGACCCACGTTTGTGGCCCTTCGGGACTTCCTGCTGGAG GCTCAGCCTACTGACATGCGGGCCCTTCAGGACTTCGAGGAGCCGGACAAGCTGCACATCCAGATGAATGACGTCATCACTGTCATCGAGGGACG GGCTGAGAACTACTGGTGGCGTGGTCAGAACACCCGGACGCTGTGTGTGGGACCCTTCCCTCGGAATGTAGTGACCTCCGTGGCCGGCCTGTCGGCCCAGGACATCAGCCAGCCTCTACAGAATAGCTTCATCCACACGGGGCATGGCGACAGTGACCCCCGCCACTGCTGGGGATTCCCTGACAGGATTGATGA ACTGTATCTGGGAAACCCCATGGACCCTCCTGACCTGCTGAGTGTGGAACTGAGCACCTCCCGACCCGCCCAGCATCTGGGAAGGGTGAAAA AGCCGACATACGACCCTGTGAGTGAGGACCAAGACCCCCTGTCCAGCGACTTCAAGCGGCTGGGCCTGAGGAAGCCCGCCCTGCCCCGGGGGCTGTGGCTGGCGAAGCCCTCGGCCCGCGTGCCGGGCACCAAGGCAGCCCGCGGTGGCGGTGGGGGCGAAGTCACGCTCATCGACTTCGGGGAGGAGCCCGCGGTCCCAGCCCCGCGGCCCTGTGCACCCTCCTTGGCACAGTTGGCCATGGATGCCTGCTCCCTGCTGGACAAGACACCCCCCCAGAGCCCGACACGGGCGCTGCCCCGGCCCTTACACCCCACGCCCGTGGTCGACTGGGACGCTCGCCCGCTGCCCCCGCCCCCTGCCTACGACGAGGTGGCCCAAGATGAGGATGACTTTGAGGTCTGCTCTATCAACAGCACGCTCGTGGGTGCAGGGCTCCCTGCTGGGCCGAGCCAGGGCGAGACCAATTACGCCTTTGTGCCCGAGCAGGCGCAGCTGCCCCCTGCCCTGGAGGACAACCTATTCCTTCCACCGCAGGGTGGCGGCGCCAAGCCACCCAGCCTGGCCCAGACCGCGGAGATTTTCCAGGCGCTGCAGCAGGAGTGTATGCGGCAGCTCCAGGTCCCTGCTGGCCCgctgaccccctcccccaccccaggaggCGATGACAAGCCCCAGGTGCCACCCCGGGTGCCTATCCCCCCTCGGCCCACACGTCCACGTGTGGAGCTATCTCCGGCTCCCCCGGGTGAGGAAGAGGCGAGCCGGTGGCCTGGACCTGCCTCCCCTCCCCGAGTGCCTCCCCGGGAACCCCTGTCCCCTCAAGGTTCAAGGACCCCGAGCCCCCTGGTGCCACCTGGCAGCTCTCCATTACCACACCGGCTCTCCAGCTCACCCGGAAAGCCCATGCCCACCACCCAGAGCTTCGCCTCAGACCCTAAGTATGCCACGCCACAAGTGATCCAGGCGCCTGGCCCGCGGGCTGGCCCCTGTATCCTGCCCATTGTCCGCGACGGCAGGAAGGTCAGCAGTACTCACTACTACCTGCTGCCTGAGCGCCCTGCTTACCTGGAGCGCTATCAGCGCTTCCTTCGGGAGGCCCAGAGCCCCGAAGAGCCAGCCCCCCTGCCTGTACCCCTCCTGCTGCCCCCACCCAGTACCCCAGCCCCCGCCGCTCCCACTGCCACCGTTCGACCTATGCCTCAGGCTGCCCCAGACCCAAAGGCCAACTTCTCCACCAATAACAGCAACCCAGGGGCTCGGCCACCAGCCCCGAGGGCCACTGCTCGGCTGCCACAGCGGGGCTGCCCAGGGGATGGGCACGAGGCTGCCCAGCCGGCAGACAAGATCCAGATG GTGGAGCAGCTCTTTGGGCTGGGTCTTCGGCCACGGGTGGAGTGCCACAAAGTGCTGGAGATGTTTGACTGGaacctggagcaagctggctgccACCTTCTGGGTTCCTGTGGCCCTGCCCACCACAAGTGA
- the Tnk2 gene encoding activated CDC42 kinase 1 isoform X4, which yields MQPEEGTGWLLELLSEVQLQQYFLRLRDDLNITRLSHFEYVKNEDLEKIGMGRPGQRRLWEAVKRRKTVCKRKSWMSKVFSGKRLEAEFPPHQSQSTFRKPSPTPGGLAGEGTLQSLTCLISEKDLRLLEKLGDGSFGVVRRGEWDAPAGRTVSVAVKCLKPDVLSQPEAMDDFIREVNAMHTLDHRNLIRLYGVVLTPPMKMVTELAPLGSLLDRLRKHQGHFLLGTLSRYAVQVAEGMGYLESKRFIHRDLAARNLLLATRDLVKIGDFGLMRALPQNDDHYVMQEHRKVPFAWCAPESLKTRTFSHASDTWMFGVTLWEMFTYGQEPWIGLNGSQILHKIDKEGERLPRPEDCPQDIYNVMVQCWAHKPEDRPTFVALRDFLLEAQPTDMRALQDFEEPDKLHIQMNDVITVIEGRAENYWWRGQNTRTLCVGPFPRNVVTSVAGLSAQDISQPLQNSFIHTGHGDSDPRHCWGFPDRIDELYLGNPMDPPDLLSVELSTSRPAQHLGRVKKPTYDPVSEDQDPLSSDFKRLGLRKPALPRGLWLAKPSARVPGTKAARGGGGGEVTLIDFGEEPAVPAPRPCAPSLAQLAMDACSLLDKTPPQSPTRALPRPLHPTPVVDWDARPLPPPPAYDEVAQDEDDFEVCSINSTLVGAGLPAGPSQGETNYAFVPEQAQLPPALEDNLFLPPQGGGAKPPSLAQTAEIFQALQQECMRQLQVPAGPLTPSPTPGGDDKPQVPPRVPIPPRPTRPRVELSPAPPGEEEASRWPGPASPPRVPPREPLSPQGSRTPSPLVPPGSSPLPHRLSSSPGKPMPTTQSFASDPKYATPQVIQAPGPRAGPCILPIVRDGRKVSSTHYYLLPERPAYLERYQRFLREAQSPEEPAPLPVPLLLPPPSTPAPAAPTATVRPMPQAAPDPKANFSTNNSNPGARPPAPRATARLPQRGCPGDGHEAAQPADKIQMLQAMVHGVTTEECQAALQSHSWSVQRAAQYLKVEQLFGLGLRPRVECHKVLEMFDWNLEQAGCHLLGSCGPAHHK from the exons ATGCAGCCGGAGGAGGGCACGGGCTGGCTGTTGGAACTGTTGTCTGAGGTGCAGCTACAGCAGTATTTCCTGAGGCTCCGTGATGACCTCAACATCACCCGCCTGTCCCACTTTGAGTATGTCAAGAACGAAGATCTGGAAAAGATTGGCATGGGCCGGCCTG GTCAGAGGCGTCTGTGGGAGGCTGTGAAGAGGAGGAAGACCGTGTGCAAACGCAAGTCGTGGATGAGCAAG GTGTTCAGTGGAAAGCGGCTGGAGGCTGAGTTCCCGCCCCATCAGTCTCAGAGCACCTTCCGGAAGCCCTCACCCACCCCAGGGGGCCTGGCAGGGGAGGGGACCCTGCAGAGCCTCACCTGCCTCATCAGTGAGAAGGACCTGCGCCTCCTGGAGAAGCTGGGAGACGGCTCCTTTGGCGTGGTGCGCAGGGGCGAATGGGATGCTCCTGCAGGGAGGACG GTGAGCGTGGCGGTGAAGTGCCTGAAGCCCGATGTGCTGAGCCAGCCAGAGGCCATGGACGACTTCATCCGGGAGGTCAATGCCATGCATACACTTGACCACCGGAACCTCATTCGCCTGTACGGTGTGGTGCTCACACCGCCCATGAAGATG GTGACGGAACTGGCACCTCTGGGATCTCTGTTGGACCGCCTACGGAAACACCAAGGCCATTTCCTCTTGGGGACTCTGAGCCGCTACGCCGTGCAGGTGGCTGAGGGCATGGGCTACCTGGAGTCCAAGCGCTTCATTCACCGGGACCTGGCTGCTCGGAATCTGCTGCTGGCTACCCGTGACCTGGTCAAGATCGGGGACTTCGGGCTAATGCGGGCCCTGCCCCAGAATGACGACCACTACGTCATGCAGGAACATCGCAAGGTGCCCTTCGCCTG GTGTGCCCCTGAGAGCCTGAAGACACGGACCTTCTCTCATGCCAGCGACACCTGGATGTTTGGGGTCACACTGTGGGAGATGTTCACGTATGGCCAGGAGCCCTGGATTGGCCTCAACGGCAGCCAG ATCCTGCATAAGATTGACAAGGAAGGGGAGCGCCTGCCCCGGCCTGAGGACTGCCCCCAGGACATCTACAACGTCATGGTCCAGTGCTGGGCCCACAAGCCAGAGGACAGACCCACGTTTGTGGCCCTTCGGGACTTCCTGCTGGAG GCTCAGCCTACTGACATGCGGGCCCTTCAGGACTTCGAGGAGCCGGACAAGCTGCACATCCAGATGAATGACGTCATCACTGTCATCGAGGGACG GGCTGAGAACTACTGGTGGCGTGGTCAGAACACCCGGACGCTGTGTGTGGGACCCTTCCCTCGGAATGTAGTGACCTCCGTGGCCGGCCTGTCGGCCCAGGACATCAGCCAGCCTCTACAGAATAGCTTCATCCACACGGGGCATGGCGACAGTGACCCCCGCCACTGCTGGGGATTCCCTGACAGGATTGATGA ACTGTATCTGGGAAACCCCATGGACCCTCCTGACCTGCTGAGTGTGGAACTGAGCACCTCCCGACCCGCCCAGCATCTGGGAAGGGTGAAAA AGCCGACATACGACCCTGTGAGTGAGGACCAAGACCCCCTGTCCAGCGACTTCAAGCGGCTGGGCCTGAGGAAGCCCGCCCTGCCCCGGGGGCTGTGGCTGGCGAAGCCCTCGGCCCGCGTGCCGGGCACCAAGGCAGCCCGCGGTGGCGGTGGGGGCGAAGTCACGCTCATCGACTTCGGGGAGGAGCCCGCGGTCCCAGCCCCGCGGCCCTGTGCACCCTCCTTGGCACAGTTGGCCATGGATGCCTGCTCCCTGCTGGACAAGACACCCCCCCAGAGCCCGACACGGGCGCTGCCCCGGCCCTTACACCCCACGCCCGTGGTCGACTGGGACGCTCGCCCGCTGCCCCCGCCCCCTGCCTACGACGAGGTGGCCCAAGATGAGGATGACTTTGAGGTCTGCTCTATCAACAGCACGCTCGTGGGTGCAGGGCTCCCTGCTGGGCCGAGCCAGGGCGAGACCAATTACGCCTTTGTGCCCGAGCAGGCGCAGCTGCCCCCTGCCCTGGAGGACAACCTATTCCTTCCACCGCAGGGTGGCGGCGCCAAGCCACCCAGCCTGGCCCAGACCGCGGAGATTTTCCAGGCGCTGCAGCAGGAGTGTATGCGGCAGCTCCAGGTCCCTGCTGGCCCgctgaccccctcccccaccccaggaggCGATGACAAGCCCCAGGTGCCACCCCGGGTGCCTATCCCCCCTCGGCCCACACGTCCACGTGTGGAGCTATCTCCGGCTCCCCCGGGTGAGGAAGAGGCGAGCCGGTGGCCTGGACCTGCCTCCCCTCCCCGAGTGCCTCCCCGGGAACCCCTGTCCCCTCAAGGTTCAAGGACCCCGAGCCCCCTGGTGCCACCTGGCAGCTCTCCATTACCACACCGGCTCTCCAGCTCACCCGGAAAGCCCATGCCCACCACCCAGAGCTTCGCCTCAGACCCTAAGTATGCCACGCCACAAGTGATCCAGGCGCCTGGCCCGCGGGCTGGCCCCTGTATCCTGCCCATTGTCCGCGACGGCAGGAAGGTCAGCAGTACTCACTACTACCTGCTGCCTGAGCGCCCTGCTTACCTGGAGCGCTATCAGCGCTTCCTTCGGGAGGCCCAGAGCCCCGAAGAGCCAGCCCCCCTGCCTGTACCCCTCCTGCTGCCCCCACCCAGTACCCCAGCCCCCGCCGCTCCCACTGCCACCGTTCGACCTATGCCTCAGGCTGCCCCAGACCCAAAGGCCAACTTCTCCACCAATAACAGCAACCCAGGGGCTCGGCCACCAGCCCCGAGGGCCACTGCTCGGCTGCCACAGCGGGGCTGCCCAGGGGATGGGCACGAGGCTGCCCAGCCGGCAGACAAGATCCAGATG CTGCAGGCCATGGTGCATGGGGTGACCACAGAGGAGTGCCAGGCGGCCCTGCAGAGCCACAGCTGGAGTGTGCAGAGGGCTGCCCAGTATCTGAAG GTGGAGCAGCTCTTTGGGCTGGGTCTTCGGCCACGGGTGGAGTGCCACAAAGTGCTGGAGATGTTTGACTGGaacctggagcaagctggctgccACCTTCTGGGTTCCTGTGGCCCTGCCCACCACAAGTGA
- the Tnk2 gene encoding activated CDC42 kinase 1 isoform X2: protein MQPEEGTGWLLELLSEVQLQQYFLRLRDDLNITRLSHFEYVKNEDLEKIGMGRPGQRRLWEAVKRRKTVCKRKSWMSKVFSGKRLEAEFPPHQSQSTFRKPSPTPGGLAGEGTLQSLTCLISEKDLRLLEKLGDGSFGVVRRGEWDAPAGRTVSVAVKCLKPDVLSQPEAMDDFIREVNAMHTLDHRNLIRLYGVVLTPPMKMVTELAPLGSLLDRLRKHQGHFLLGTLSRYAVQVAEGMGYLESKRFIHRDLAARNLLLATRDLVKIGDFGLMRALPQNDDHYVMQEHRKVPFAWCAPESLKTRTFSHASDTWMFGVTLWEMFTYGQEPWIGLNGSQILHKIDKEGERLPRPEDCPQDIYNVMVQCWAHKPEDRPTFVALRDFLLEAQPTDMRALQDFEEPDKLHIQMNDVITVIEGRAENYWWRGQNTRTLCVGPFPRNVVTSVAGLSAQDISQPLQNSFIHTGHGDSDPRHCWGFPDRIDELYLGNPMDPPDLLSVELSTSRPAQHLGRVKREPPPRPPQPAIFTQKPTYDPVSEDQDPLSSDFKRLGLRKPALPRGLWLAKPSARVPGTKAARGGGGGEVTLIDFGEEPAVPAPRPCAPSLAQLAMDACSLLDKTPPQSPTRALPRPLHPTPVVDWDARPLPPPPAYDEVAQDEDDFEVCSINSTLVGAGLPAGPSQGETNYAFVPEQAQLPPALEDNLFLPPQGGGAKPPSLAQTAEIFQALQQECMRQLQVPAGPLTPSPTPGGDDKPQVPPRVPIPPRPTRPRVELSPAPPGEEEASRWPGPASPPRVPPREPLSPQGSRTPSPLVPPGSSPLPHRLSSSPGKPMPTTQSFASDPKYATPQVIQAPGPRAGPCILPIVRDGRKVSSTHYYLLPERPAYLERYQRFLREAQSPEEPAPLPVPLLLPPPSTPAPAAPTATVRPMPQAAPDPKANFSTNNSNPGARPPAPRATARLPQRGCPGDGHEAAQPADKIQMLQAMVHGVTTEECQAALQSHSWSVQRAAQYLKVEQLFGLGLRPRVECHKVLEMFDWNLEQAGCHLLGSCGPAHHK, encoded by the exons ATGCAGCCGGAGGAGGGCACGGGCTGGCTGTTGGAACTGTTGTCTGAGGTGCAGCTACAGCAGTATTTCCTGAGGCTCCGTGATGACCTCAACATCACCCGCCTGTCCCACTTTGAGTATGTCAAGAACGAAGATCTGGAAAAGATTGGCATGGGCCGGCCTG GTCAGAGGCGTCTGTGGGAGGCTGTGAAGAGGAGGAAGACCGTGTGCAAACGCAAGTCGTGGATGAGCAAG GTGTTCAGTGGAAAGCGGCTGGAGGCTGAGTTCCCGCCCCATCAGTCTCAGAGCACCTTCCGGAAGCCCTCACCCACCCCAGGGGGCCTGGCAGGGGAGGGGACCCTGCAGAGCCTCACCTGCCTCATCAGTGAGAAGGACCTGCGCCTCCTGGAGAAGCTGGGAGACGGCTCCTTTGGCGTGGTGCGCAGGGGCGAATGGGATGCTCCTGCAGGGAGGACG GTGAGCGTGGCGGTGAAGTGCCTGAAGCCCGATGTGCTGAGCCAGCCAGAGGCCATGGACGACTTCATCCGGGAGGTCAATGCCATGCATACACTTGACCACCGGAACCTCATTCGCCTGTACGGTGTGGTGCTCACACCGCCCATGAAGATG GTGACGGAACTGGCACCTCTGGGATCTCTGTTGGACCGCCTACGGAAACACCAAGGCCATTTCCTCTTGGGGACTCTGAGCCGCTACGCCGTGCAGGTGGCTGAGGGCATGGGCTACCTGGAGTCCAAGCGCTTCATTCACCGGGACCTGGCTGCTCGGAATCTGCTGCTGGCTACCCGTGACCTGGTCAAGATCGGGGACTTCGGGCTAATGCGGGCCCTGCCCCAGAATGACGACCACTACGTCATGCAGGAACATCGCAAGGTGCCCTTCGCCTG GTGTGCCCCTGAGAGCCTGAAGACACGGACCTTCTCTCATGCCAGCGACACCTGGATGTTTGGGGTCACACTGTGGGAGATGTTCACGTATGGCCAGGAGCCCTGGATTGGCCTCAACGGCAGCCAG ATCCTGCATAAGATTGACAAGGAAGGGGAGCGCCTGCCCCGGCCTGAGGACTGCCCCCAGGACATCTACAACGTCATGGTCCAGTGCTGGGCCCACAAGCCAGAGGACAGACCCACGTTTGTGGCCCTTCGGGACTTCCTGCTGGAG GCTCAGCCTACTGACATGCGGGCCCTTCAGGACTTCGAGGAGCCGGACAAGCTGCACATCCAGATGAATGACGTCATCACTGTCATCGAGGGACG GGCTGAGAACTACTGGTGGCGTGGTCAGAACACCCGGACGCTGTGTGTGGGACCCTTCCCTCGGAATGTAGTGACCTCCGTGGCCGGCCTGTCGGCCCAGGACATCAGCCAGCCTCTACAGAATAGCTTCATCCACACGGGGCATGGCGACAGTGACCCCCGCCACTGCTGGGGATTCCCTGACAGGATTGATGA ACTGTATCTGGGAAACCCCATGGACCCTCCTGACCTGCTGAGTGTGGAACTGAGCACCTCCCGACCCGCCCAGCATCTGGGAAGGGTGAAAA GGGAACCTCCACCTCGCCCACCTCAGCCTGCCATCTTCACTCAGA AGCCGACATACGACCCTGTGAGTGAGGACCAAGACCCCCTGTCCAGCGACTTCAAGCGGCTGGGCCTGAGGAAGCCCGCCCTGCCCCGGGGGCTGTGGCTGGCGAAGCCCTCGGCCCGCGTGCCGGGCACCAAGGCAGCCCGCGGTGGCGGTGGGGGCGAAGTCACGCTCATCGACTTCGGGGAGGAGCCCGCGGTCCCAGCCCCGCGGCCCTGTGCACCCTCCTTGGCACAGTTGGCCATGGATGCCTGCTCCCTGCTGGACAAGACACCCCCCCAGAGCCCGACACGGGCGCTGCCCCGGCCCTTACACCCCACGCCCGTGGTCGACTGGGACGCTCGCCCGCTGCCCCCGCCCCCTGCCTACGACGAGGTGGCCCAAGATGAGGATGACTTTGAGGTCTGCTCTATCAACAGCACGCTCGTGGGTGCAGGGCTCCCTGCTGGGCCGAGCCAGGGCGAGACCAATTACGCCTTTGTGCCCGAGCAGGCGCAGCTGCCCCCTGCCCTGGAGGACAACCTATTCCTTCCACCGCAGGGTGGCGGCGCCAAGCCACCCAGCCTGGCCCAGACCGCGGAGATTTTCCAGGCGCTGCAGCAGGAGTGTATGCGGCAGCTCCAGGTCCCTGCTGGCCCgctgaccccctcccccaccccaggaggCGATGACAAGCCCCAGGTGCCACCCCGGGTGCCTATCCCCCCTCGGCCCACACGTCCACGTGTGGAGCTATCTCCGGCTCCCCCGGGTGAGGAAGAGGCGAGCCGGTGGCCTGGACCTGCCTCCCCTCCCCGAGTGCCTCCCCGGGAACCCCTGTCCCCTCAAGGTTCAAGGACCCCGAGCCCCCTGGTGCCACCTGGCAGCTCTCCATTACCACACCGGCTCTCCAGCTCACCCGGAAAGCCCATGCCCACCACCCAGAGCTTCGCCTCAGACCCTAAGTATGCCACGCCACAAGTGATCCAGGCGCCTGGCCCGCGGGCTGGCCCCTGTATCCTGCCCATTGTCCGCGACGGCAGGAAGGTCAGCAGTACTCACTACTACCTGCTGCCTGAGCGCCCTGCTTACCTGGAGCGCTATCAGCGCTTCCTTCGGGAGGCCCAGAGCCCCGAAGAGCCAGCCCCCCTGCCTGTACCCCTCCTGCTGCCCCCACCCAGTACCCCAGCCCCCGCCGCTCCCACTGCCACCGTTCGACCTATGCCTCAGGCTGCCCCAGACCCAAAGGCCAACTTCTCCACCAATAACAGCAACCCAGGGGCTCGGCCACCAGCCCCGAGGGCCACTGCTCGGCTGCCACAGCGGGGCTGCCCAGGGGATGGGCACGAGGCTGCCCAGCCGGCAGACAAGATCCAGATG CTGCAGGCCATGGTGCATGGGGTGACCACAGAGGAGTGCCAGGCGGCCCTGCAGAGCCACAGCTGGAGTGTGCAGAGGGCTGCCCAGTATCTGAAG GTGGAGCAGCTCTTTGGGCTGGGTCTTCGGCCACGGGTGGAGTGCCACAAAGTGCTGGAGATGTTTGACTGGaacctggagcaagctggctgccACCTTCTGGGTTCCTGTGGCCCTGCCCACCACAAGTGA